Sequence from the Sphingomonas koreensis genome:
AGGCTCACAAACCCGACGAGTTCGTGGCGCTCGATCAGCTCGCCCGGTGCGAGGATTTCCTCGACCGGCTTGCACAGACCCCGTTCGAGCCCGCCTAGGCGGGCTCGCCGCGCTCCGGCATCAGCGGCGACACCGCGCCCTCGGCATATTCGTTCTGCAGCCGTGCGGCAGTATAGCGGACCTGCTCAAGCAGGTCGGCGTCCGGCTCGGGCATCAGCAGCGAGGAGGAGAGGATCACGCCGACCGTACCCGCGATCAGCCCGTCAGGCTCGAAGATCGCCGCGGCGATGCCGCCCAGGCCGGTGCCGCGCGGATTGGCTTCGAAATCGACGCCATAGTCGCGCAGATTGGCGATGACGCGCGGCGGGGTCGGCTTCTGGTTCTCGAAATAATAGATCAGTCGCGCTGCCGGCGAATTGGGCAGGGTGAGCAGCGTGCCCGGATGGATCATGATCCCGGGTTCGAACTGGTTCTGCACCGAATGCACCACCATCGCCCCGCCGCGCGTCGGCGTCGCGAGCAGCGCGGTGTGGCCGGTGGCGTTGAACAGATCCTGCAGGAAGGGCCGCGCCAGCTGGACGAGGTTGCTGCGATAGACCGCGGCACGCCCGAACTTGAGCAGCTTGCGTCCGAAGACATAGCCCTCGCCCTCGCGCGCGCGATCGACCAGGCCGAGCCGGGTCAGCGTCTGCAGATGCCGCGACACGCGTGCCTTGGTCATGTCGAGCTGCCGCGCCATGTCGGTGACGCGGACCGGATCGGAGGCCTCGGTGAGCACCTCCAGGATCTGGACGGTCACTTCGACGCTCTTCACCCGGGCCGAGCCGGCGTCGTCCTCGGGGATTTCGTTCTGATCGATCATTCGCATCCCCTAACATCGGCCGTCACGGTTGGCGAGACGCCCTTGTTATCAGCGCCATAGCGTGAAACCGCACGAGGATCCCGTTCCGCCTTCGGTGCGGTAGAGCTTCTGATAGTCGATCAGCTCCATCGCCAGCCCCGCCGCGTCCATCGCCGCGGAGGTCGCAATCCAGCTCTTGCACTCCGACGTGCCGGCCATCAGTTCATTCTGCGGGATCGCGCGGAGCCAGTCGTGATCGCGCGTGCGCATCGCCTCGATGAAGCGCGCGTCCCATTCGGGATCGACGACGAAATGGGTGAGCCCGCCGGTGGTCAGCACCGCAACCCGCGCATCGCTGTCCCATGCCTCGATCGCGCGCGTCACCGCGGCGCCGAAGTCATGGCAGCGCGCCGCACTCGGGCTGTTGTCATAATACCAGCAATTGACGTCCACCGGCACATGCGGGCGGACATGATCGCGCATGATGTTCTTGTAGAGGAACCCATAGGCATGGGGCATGCCGAAGAG
This genomic interval carries:
- a CDS encoding IclR family transcriptional regulator; its protein translation is MIDQNEIPEDDAGSARVKSVEVTVQILEVLTEASDPVRVTDMARQLDMTKARVSRHLQTLTRLGLVDRAREGEGYVFGRKLLKFGRAAVYRSNLVQLARPFLQDLFNATGHTALLATPTRGGAMVVHSVQNQFEPGIMIHPGTLLTLPNSPAARLIYYFENQKPTPPRVIANLRDYGVDFEANPRGTGLGGIAAAIFEPDGLIAGTVGVILSSSLLMPEPDADLLEQVRYTAARLQNEYAEGAVSPLMPERGEPA